The following proteins are encoded in a genomic region of Candidatus Syntrophosphaera sp.:
- a CDS encoding ABC transporter permease subunit, with protein sequence MNPALTIARKEYGLSLRSLGTYIIFAIYLLAVGLFFSLTALRLRLAEMRGIFATMHLLFLFYIPAITMGSIAKERSNGTLELISTLPVKLGHIVWGKFLAAWMLLGTLLGFTLVFLVLILVFGMGIDLGAVATGYLGLLFSGAAFIAIGTFASSLSSNQVLAFITALAISGFLYLLGSLGELIPGPVFRLIEYLGFDFHLQNFLKGVLDTRDLLYFAAVTYIFILLAELRLQGQNMMQER encoded by the coding sequence ATGAATCCCGCCCTCACCATCGCCAGGAAAGAATACGGCCTGTCCCTGCGCTCGCTCGGCACCTACATCATCTTTGCCATCTACCTGCTGGCCGTGGGGCTGTTCTTTTCCCTCACGGCACTCAGATTGCGGCTGGCTGAAATGCGGGGCATTTTCGCGACCATGCATCTGCTCTTTCTTTTCTATATCCCCGCCATCACCATGGGCAGCATCGCCAAAGAGCGCAGCAACGGGACTTTGGAACTGATCTCCACCCTGCCGGTCAAGCTGGGGCACATCGTCTGGGGCAAGTTCCTGGCGGCCTGGATGCTGTTGGGCACCCTGCTGGGTTTCACTTTGGTGTTCTTGGTCCTGATCCTGGTCTTTGGCATGGGGATTGACCTCGGTGCCGTGGCCACGGGCTATCTGGGCCTGCTGTTTAGCGGCGCGGCTTTCATCGCCATCGGGACCTTTGCCAGCAGCCTGTCTTCAAACCAGGTCCTGGCCTTTATCACGGCCCTCGCCATCTCGGGATTCCTCTATCTGCTGGGCAGCCTCGGCGAACTGATCCCCGGGCCGGTGTTTCGCCTGATCGAATATCTGGGCTTCGATTTCCACCTGCAAAACTTCCTCAAGGGAGTGCTGGACACCCGCGACCTGCTCTATTTCGCCGCGGTCACCTATATCTTCATCCTGCTGGCCGAATTGCGCCTGCAGGGGCAAAACATGATGCAGGAGCGCTAA
- a CDS encoding GldG family protein has translation MARQGQILGTYTAKIAIAILVLVVGSFLYLRFDASKNKAYSLSAQTKHTLRGMEDRVVVKVFASQDLTPELSNLNRLTKDMLAEFERQSRGRFYYEYVRARSNDDLIDQARENNIQPYMVVTMENDRQVSKAVVLGLSFEGSGRFSSMYLRPGMESMLEYQVLKQVNKIQDRLLPELTVFADSLALMFQYNTNPDETATFFLELMENYRVIHTDLMTAPKFTPVMLCLGVVKDLELEQLYHLDQYIMQGGRVVMAQDRVAVFNTPQGTAVVEIESNLFRLLEHYGVMIKPNIVLDRECEVRRGSGLGTQTPYPFFPLIRPNPNYAYTKGFDNIYFYFASEIVSLPGSQLNFEPVLQSSDRSNTLLGPVFQIEEAINRGLDPGYLNLPPVTVAAEVSGTFRSFFTEALTDSTFHPTSSEARLIIFGDSELPMDFGAGAFIVLNAIDHLLERPDMLKLRSPRKSQNILGVDVFMARQGLNPADPEKTAGNLTTLFKLAAILLPTLLLALLGIILALGRSSRAKA, from the coding sequence ATGGCCAGACAGGGACAAATTTTGGGAACTTACACGGCCAAGATCGCCATCGCCATCCTGGTCTTGGTGGTGGGCAGCTTTCTCTATCTGCGTTTCGATGCCAGCAAAAACAAGGCCTATTCCCTTTCCGCCCAAACCAAACATACCCTGCGCGGAATGGAAGACAGGGTGGTGGTGAAAGTATTTGCCTCCCAGGACCTTACGCCAGAACTGAGTAACCTCAACCGCCTCACGAAGGATATGCTCGCGGAATTTGAACGGCAGTCCAGAGGCCGTTTCTATTACGAGTATGTGCGCGCCAGAAGCAACGATGACCTGATCGATCAGGCCCGCGAGAACAACATCCAGCCCTACATGGTGGTGACGATGGAAAACGACCGGCAGGTCAGCAAAGCGGTCGTGCTCGGCCTCAGTTTTGAGGGCAGCGGCAGGTTTTCCTCGATGTATTTGCGGCCCGGCATGGAAAGCATGCTGGAATACCAGGTCCTCAAGCAAGTGAACAAGATCCAGGACAGATTGTTGCCTGAGCTGACGGTCTTTGCCGATTCCCTGGCCCTGATGTTCCAATACAACACAAATCCGGACGAGACGGCCACTTTCTTCCTTGAATTGATGGAAAATTACCGGGTCATCCACACCGATCTGATGACCGCGCCCAAATTCACGCCCGTGATGCTCTGCCTGGGCGTAGTGAAGGACTTGGAGCTTGAACAGCTATACCACCTGGACCAATATATCATGCAGGGCGGCAGGGTGGTCATGGCCCAGGACCGGGTGGCGGTTTTCAACACGCCTCAGGGCACGGCGGTGGTGGAGATCGAGAGCAATTTGTTCCGGCTGCTGGAGCATTACGGGGTCATGATCAAGCCCAACATTGTTCTGGACCGGGAATGCGAGGTTCGCCGGGGCTCCGGTTTGGGCACCCAGACGCCCTATCCCTTTTTCCCGCTCATCCGCCCCAACCCCAACTATGCCTACACCAAAGGCTTTGACAACATCTACTTCTATTTTGCCTCGGAGATCGTTTCCCTGCCCGGCTCACAGCTCAATTTCGAGCCTGTCCTGCAGAGTTCCGATCGGTCCAACACCCTGCTGGGGCCTGTCTTCCAGATCGAGGAAGCCATCAACCGGGGCCTCGACCCGGGATATCTGAATCTGCCCCCGGTCACTGTAGCGGCCGAGGTTTCGGGTACTTTCCGCAGCTTCTTCACTGAAGCACTCACAGACAGCACCTTCCATCCCACCAGTTCTGAGGCCCGGCTGATCATCTTCGGCGATAGCGAACTGCCCATGGATTTCGGCGCCGGGGCCTTCATCGTCCTCAACGCCATCGATCATCTGCTGGAGCGGCCGGACATGCTCAAACTGCGCTCGCCCCGCAAAAGCCAGAACATTCTGGGAGTGGACGTATTCATGGCCAGGCAAGGCCTGAATCCAGCGGATCCGGAAAAGACAGCTGGCAACCTGACCACGCTGTTCAAGCTGGCGGCCATCCTCCTTCCCACGC